The stretch of DNA CGAGAACTCCTTCGGCGTGAGGTGCACCGGCTCGCCGCCGCGGTAGGCGACGCGCGCCCCGCGGTCCACCACGACGTCGCCGAAGCGGACCTCGTTCGGCCCCTCGGTCCGCCGCAGCCGCACCGCGATCCGCGCCAAGAGCTCGTCGATGTCGAACGGCTTCGTTATGTAGTCGTCGGCGCCGGTGTGCAGGCCGTGGATCTTGTCCTCCACCCGGTCGCGCGCCGACATGATGATCACCGGCGCCTGGAACCCTTCCTCGCGCGCCTTCTTCAGCACGAACGTGCCGTCGAAGCCGGGGAGCATCAGGTCGAGCAGCACGAGGTCGGGCGGCGTCTCGCGGATCGCCTTCAGCGCCTGCTCGCCGCGCACGACGGCGTCCACCGCGTACCCCGCCTTGCGCAGCACGAGCTGCAGCCCGTCGCGCAGCGTCTGGTCGTCCTCGACGACGAGGATCCGCGCCCCGACCGCGCTCACGCCGCGCCCCCCGCGGGGACGACGATCACGAACAGCAGCCCGCGCCCGAGGCGCCGGCAGGCGGCGATCTTGCCGCCGTGCGCGCGGACGATCTGCCGCGCGATGCTCAGGCCGAGCCCCGAGCCGCCGGGGTCGGGACGGTCGGCGTGGACGTAGCGCACGAACGGCTCGTAGACCTGCTCCGGCGCCGTCGGCGGGAGGCCGGGGCCGCGGTCGGTCACGGCGAAGACCGCCATCCGCCCGAGGCGCCGCGCGGTGAGCTCCACCGGCCCGTCGTCGCCGGCGTACTTGAGCGCGTTCTGCAGCAGGTTGCCGACCGCCTCGCCGAGGGCGGTCGGGTCGGCGACGATCCGCTGCCCGGGCTCGGCGACGCGGATCTTCGCGCGGTCGGCGCCCGGGGTGCGCGCGACCGCGGCCTCGACGACGGCGCCGAGCGTCGTCGGCGCGCGGTGGATCAGATGCCGCGAGGAGCGGACGCGCCGCCAACTGACGATCCCCTCGACGAGCTCCTGCAGACGCCCCGTCTCGCGGCGGATCGCCTCGAGCGAGGCCGCGGCGTCGTCGGGGAGGCGCGTCCCCTCGAGGAGCTGCACGTGGAGGCGGATCCCGGCGAGCGGCGTCAGCAGCTCGTGGCTCATGCGGGACATGAACGTCTCCTGCACCTGCGCGAGGCGCGCGCCGCGCCGGGCGAGGATCAGCAGGAGAAGCGAGCCGGCGACGATCGAGGCGGAGAAGGCGACGATCAGGATCCCCATCACCAGCCCCTGCGAGGCGTTGCGCGACTGCCAGAGGATGACGATCCCCACGCCGGTCAGGACCGACATCGGGACGACGACGAGCAGCAGCGTCAGGTGGACCACCCAGCGCAGGCTGACCTGCAGCGGATCGCGGGAGGCGCGCGCGCGGCGGGGCTTGGTCGAGGACCGGCTCATGACCGGCTCATTATGACCGAACCGCCGGGAGGGGGCCCCGCGGGGCGCGCGCGGGGCGCTTGACCAAACCGCCGCGCGGGGACACCTTAGGCGGTGCTCGGCCGGAGGACACCGTGAACGACGAGAAGAACCAGCCCGCGCCGGAAGGCCAGCCCCGGCCTTCGTCGCTCGGCGACATGCGCCGGATCGGGCGCGTGCCGCTCGACCGGATCCGCAACGCGGTCGAGGTTCTGGCGTGCCGGATGCTCGAGCGGAAGCTGGAGCAGATTCCGGAGATCTGCCACTGCCAGCAGTGCATCGA from bacterium encodes:
- a CDS encoding HAMP domain-containing histidine kinase; amino-acid sequence: MSRSSTKPRRARASRDPLQVSLRWVVHLTLLLVVVPMSVLTGVGIVILWQSRNASQGLVMGILIVAFSASIVAGSLLLLILARRGARLAQVQETFMSRMSHELLTPLAGIRLHVQLLEGTRLPDDAAASLEAIRRETGRLQELVEGIVSWRRVRSSRHLIHRAPTTLGAVVEAAVARTPGADRAKIRVAEPGQRIVADPTALGEAVGNLLQNALKYAGDDGPVELTARRLGRMAVFAVTDRGPGLPPTAPEQVYEPFVRYVHADRPDPGGSGLGLSIARQIVRAHGGKIAACRRLGRGLLFVIVVPAGGAA
- a CDS encoding late competence development ComFB family protein; translation: MNDEKNQPAPEGQPRPSSLGDMRRIGRVPLDRIRNAVEVLACRMLERKLEQIPEICHCQQCIEDMYCIALNRVPALYYHSTSSFARRLEDQGPPTDIMGQLDAAIDYAIMLVGQ
- a CDS encoding response regulator transcription factor, with translation MSAVGARILVVEDDQTLRDGLQLVLRKAGYAVDAVVRGEQALKAIRETPPDLVLLDLMLPGFDGTFVLKKAREEGFQAPVIIMSARDRVEDKIHGLHTGADDYITKPFDIDELLARIAVRLRRTEGPNEVRFGDVVVDRGARVAYRGGEPVHLTPKEFSLLEHFIEHAGVALGRGRILEDVWGVDYRGTRRTVDNFVRALRAKLEDDPERPRHFLTVFARGYRFEL